Proteins encoded within one genomic window of Neorhizobium galegae bv. orientalis str. HAMBI 540:
- a CDS encoding ABC transporter ATP-binding protein has protein sequence MIEIRDLKLSFGTANNRVHPLGGLSFSVQKGETYGIVGESGCGKSSLLRCVAGLERGWTGSINIAGKRAPRVRHGVDCRTVQMVFQDPYGTLHPRHTIGMALSEPLRAQGMERSKSRIADALRTVGLNPAFAERFPHQLSGGQRQRVAIARALILQPDVVLLDEPTSALDVSVQAEILNLLADLSDDRGLTYLLVSHDLAVVAHMCSRIAVMQSGKILEELNATDLRRGNVSEPYTRELIESSKLRLAA, from the coding sequence ATGATCGAGATCCGCGACCTGAAACTGTCCTTCGGCACAGCAAACAACCGCGTCCATCCGCTCGGCGGTTTGAGCTTTTCAGTGCAGAAGGGCGAGACTTATGGAATTGTCGGCGAAAGCGGTTGCGGAAAGTCCAGCCTGCTGCGCTGTGTCGCGGGTTTGGAGCGGGGGTGGACGGGATCGATCAATATCGCGGGCAAGCGTGCTCCGCGGGTCCGCCACGGTGTGGACTGCCGAACGGTGCAAATGGTCTTCCAGGATCCCTACGGAACTCTTCATCCGCGGCACACGATCGGTATGGCCCTGTCTGAACCGCTGCGTGCCCAGGGTATGGAGCGTTCAAAGTCAAGGATTGCCGACGCGTTGCGGACGGTCGGGCTAAATCCGGCCTTCGCGGAACGATTTCCTCACCAGCTCTCGGGCGGGCAACGGCAGCGCGTGGCCATCGCAAGGGCCTTAATCCTTCAACCGGATGTCGTTCTTCTCGACGAGCCGACATCCGCACTCGACGTCTCTGTCCAGGCCGAAATCCTCAACCTGCTCGCCGATCTGAGCGACGATCGCGGACTGACCTACCTTTTGGTCAGTCACGATCTTGCTGTCGTGGCACATATGTGCAGCCGTATCGCCGTTATGCAGAGCGGCAAGATTCTGGAGGAACTAAACGCGACAGATCTGCGACGCGGAAACGTCAGCGAGCCCTATACGCGCGAGCTGATCGAAAGTAGCAAGCTCCGATTGGCGGCTTAG
- a CDS encoding ABC transporter ATP-binding protein: MSIPNPTRETTPLLRVRNLSVRFGQCSDATRALRNVSFDLSQEKLGIVGESGSGKSTLGRAILKLLPSVADVSADEMRFETTDLGRASEKQMLAIRGSRISMIMQDPKYALDPTMRIGDQIGEAVALHLKLGGRGRRNKVLELLEAVEIRGPERVYDLYPHQVSGGMGQRIMIAATLAANPRIIIADEPTSALDVTVRRKLLELLDRLVTMQQIGLIFITHDLNLAQDFCDRLLIMYAGQVVESLPATALRQARHPYTQGLLASLPRLDLELRRLPVMARDASWAKDIIVEHSIL, from the coding sequence ATGTCAATTCCCAACCCCACTCGCGAAACCACACCGCTTCTGCGCGTCAGAAACCTCAGCGTGAGGTTCGGTCAGTGCTCTGACGCAACTCGGGCTCTTCGCAATGTCAGCTTCGATCTGTCTCAAGAGAAGCTGGGCATCGTCGGGGAATCGGGTTCGGGCAAGTCGACGCTCGGCCGGGCGATCCTGAAGCTGCTGCCGTCGGTTGCCGACGTCTCGGCCGACGAGATGCGCTTCGAAACCACGGATCTTGGCCGGGCCTCAGAAAAACAGATGCTTGCCATTCGCGGCAGCCGCATCTCGATGATCATGCAGGACCCGAAATACGCGCTTGATCCGACTATGCGGATCGGCGACCAGATTGGTGAGGCGGTCGCCCTGCATCTCAAGCTTGGCGGAAGGGGGAGGCGCAACAAAGTTCTGGAACTTCTGGAAGCCGTGGAGATTCGCGGTCCTGAACGGGTCTACGATCTCTATCCCCACCAGGTGTCGGGCGGCATGGGCCAGCGCATCATGATCGCCGCAACGTTGGCAGCCAATCCCAGGATCATCATCGCCGATGAGCCGACTTCGGCACTGGACGTCACGGTGCGTCGCAAGCTGCTGGAACTGCTCGACCGATTGGTGACGATGCAGCAGATCGGCCTGATCTTCATCACCCATGACCTGAACCTGGCGCAGGATTTCTGCGATCGGCTGCTGATAATGTATGCGGGACAGGTGGTGGAAAGCCTGCCCGCCACCGCCCTGCGGCAGGCCCGCCATCCCTATACCCAGGGGCTGCTTGCTAGCCTGCCCCGGCTCGACCTCGAATTGCGGCGCCTTCCCGTAATGGCGCGCGATGCATCCTGGGCCAAGGACATTATCGTGGAGCACAGCATATTATGA
- a CDS encoding ABC transporter permease, translated as MLHGIAEKADAAAVPPETLQTSRLPSFWRIFRADLSGMLGLGVVCLLIVLALLAPLIAPYDPYLQSLTSTLLPPSAAHLAGTDELGRDVFSRLLYGARMTLLIVVSVSVLVAPIGLIIGVCAGYFGGWVDKVLMRIVDIFLALPSLVLALGFVAALGAGTENAVLAIALTAWPPIARLARAETLTIRNSDFIAAARVYGATSFRIILAHVVPLCMPSIVVRVTLSMAAVILTAAGLGFLGLGAQPPSAEWGTMISTGRKVMIDHWWVAAFPGVAILITSLSFNLIGDALRDALDPRKG; from the coding sequence ATGCTTCATGGTATTGCCGAAAAGGCGGACGCTGCCGCCGTGCCGCCTGAGACGCTGCAGACCAGCCGCCTGCCGTCATTCTGGCGCATCTTCCGCGCCGACCTGTCGGGCATGCTGGGGCTCGGCGTTGTTTGCCTCCTCATCGTTCTGGCCCTGCTAGCACCGCTGATTGCTCCTTACGATCCCTACCTGCAGTCGCTGACCTCGACACTGCTGCCGCCGAGCGCCGCGCATCTCGCCGGAACCGACGAGCTTGGCCGCGACGTTTTCAGCCGGTTGCTTTATGGTGCCCGCATGACGCTGCTGATCGTCGTTTCGGTATCGGTCCTCGTCGCGCCAATCGGTCTCATCATCGGCGTCTGCGCCGGCTATTTCGGTGGCTGGGTCGACAAGGTGCTGATGCGCATTGTCGACATTTTTCTGGCATTGCCGTCGCTGGTACTGGCGCTCGGTTTTGTCGCAGCACTTGGCGCGGGCACCGAAAACGCGGTGCTGGCGATCGCGCTTACCGCCTGGCCGCCAATTGCGCGCCTTGCGCGGGCCGAGACCCTGACCATCCGCAACTCCGACTTCATCGCCGCCGCCCGCGTCTACGGCGCCACGTCGTTCCGGATCATTCTCGCGCATGTCGTGCCGCTCTGCATGCCGTCGATCGTCGTGAGGGTCACGCTGAGCATGGCCGCGGTCATCCTGACGGCGGCCGGCCTCGGATTTCTTGGTCTCGGCGCGCAACCGCCAAGCGCCGAATGGGGCACGATGATCTCGACCGGACGCAAGGTGATGATCGACCACTGGTGGGTCGCGGCCTTTCCGGGTGTGGCTATCCTGATCACCAGTCTTTCCTTCAACCTGATCGGCGATGCGCTACGTGATGCGCTCGACCCGCGAAAAGGCTGA
- a CDS encoding ABC transporter permease, translating into MSAIPSPHGESRGQRLRELASAAGGPIVSIAIAFVGLLVIIFFMGRILPIDPVLLIVGDQADASTYQQVAREMGYDKPLIQQFFIYMGDALQGDFGRARLTGNLVWSDILNVFPATVELATTAIVIGALLGIPLGVAAAVNRGKPLDHILRIVMLMGHSAPIFWLGLMGLIVFYAALHWVGGSGQISLYNMDIVQRVTGFITIDSLLAGETEIFWDAISHLVLPAGILGYSSTAFIGRMTRSFMLDQLTQEYITAARVKGLSRRQVIWNHAFRNIRVQLLTVLALAYGGLLEGTVLIESVFSWPGLGQYFTNALLIGDMNAVMAATLVIGSIFLGLNLLSDILYKILDPRTR; encoded by the coding sequence ATGTCCGCTATCCCTTCTCCGCACGGTGAATCGCGCGGCCAGCGCCTTCGAGAGCTGGCCAGCGCCGCGGGTGGTCCGATTGTCAGCATCGCAATTGCCTTCGTCGGTCTGCTGGTGATCATATTTTTCATGGGCCGCATCCTGCCAATCGATCCCGTGCTGCTGATCGTCGGCGATCAAGCGGACGCTTCGACCTACCAGCAGGTCGCCCGGGAAATGGGTTATGACAAGCCGCTGATCCAGCAGTTCTTCATCTATATGGGTGATGCGCTGCAGGGCGATTTCGGCCGGGCGCGACTGACAGGTAACTTGGTCTGGAGCGATATCCTCAATGTTTTTCCGGCAACGGTTGAGCTGGCGACGACGGCGATCGTCATCGGCGCGTTGCTCGGAATTCCGCTTGGTGTCGCCGCCGCAGTCAACCGCGGCAAGCCACTCGATCATATCTTGCGCATCGTCATGCTGATGGGCCATTCCGCACCGATCTTCTGGCTCGGCCTGATGGGGCTAATCGTATTCTACGCCGCCTTGCACTGGGTCGGTGGGTCAGGCCAGATCAGCCTTTACAACATGGATATCGTACAGCGGGTAACCGGTTTCATCACCATCGACTCGCTGTTGGCTGGCGAGACGGAGATCTTCTGGGATGCGATCAGCCATCTCGTCTTGCCCGCAGGCATTCTCGGCTACAGTTCGACCGCATTCATCGGCCGGATGACGCGCAGTTTCATGCTCGACCAGTTGACCCAGGAATATATCACCGCCGCGCGCGTCAAAGGCCTATCGCGTCGACAGGTGATCTGGAACCACGCGTTCCGCAATATCCGGGTACAGTTGCTGACCGTGCTGGCACTCGCCTATGGCGGGCTGCTCGAAGGCACGGTGCTGATCGAGTCGGTGTTTTCGTGGCCGGGACTTGGCCAGTATTTCACCAACGCCTTGCTGATTGGGGACATGAACGCCGTCATGGCCGCCACCCTGGTGATTGGTTCCATCTTCCTCGGGCTGAACCTGCTGAGCGATATTCTCTACAAGATTCTCGATCCAAGGACACGCTGA
- a CDS encoding ABC transporter substrate-binding protein translates to MRTHILASFAVAAMLSSALSPAFADTPKDQLVIGLSMTNLLTLDPAEAVETESFDVLNNLYDRLVEMDARAPSKLVPGLAEKWDVAADGTLTFTLRQNAKFQSGNPVTSADVVWSLKRVMKLNRGPASFMREIGYSAESLDTLLSAPDEKTVVLKQSDKINPEIVLYTLARTVGNIVDSKTVIEHQQGDDLGRAWLTNNSAGSGPFILRRWSANDAVILDRNDAYWRGEPKMRRIVIRHMPESQSQRLQIENGDIDVARSLSAPDLKAMATNEQMKIQKVGSGGFYYLAVSTADEIFAKSDVRAVLPYLIDYDGIGTAVVGDYGVKRQVPVPAEYPGAIADPGYKLDIPKAKEMLAKAGYPNGFSTQMLVLSDSPFVDIATAIQGTLAQAGIKVEIVQGNGTQVYGKMRDRKFSMIVGRSGGQMPNVLGAIQAYTSNFDNSPKSTQTASLAWRTSWDIPELTKLTSEARSEGDQAKRTALYQQIQEKFLSSSPPLFSVAAATQPSAIRANVEGLADQQSRSPYWYNVSKSQK, encoded by the coding sequence ATGCGTACACACATCCTGGCATCTTTTGCCGTTGCGGCCATGCTGTCTTCGGCCCTGTCTCCGGCTTTCGCCGATACCCCGAAGGACCAGTTGGTCATCGGCCTATCGATGACCAATCTGCTGACGCTCGACCCTGCGGAGGCAGTCGAGACGGAATCCTTCGATGTCCTCAACAACCTCTATGACCGGCTGGTCGAGATGGACGCCCGGGCCCCCAGCAAGCTGGTGCCCGGGCTTGCGGAGAAATGGGACGTGGCTGCAGATGGTACCTTGACGTTCACGCTGCGGCAGAATGCAAAATTCCAGTCCGGTAATCCGGTGACGTCCGCGGACGTGGTCTGGTCGTTGAAGCGGGTGATGAAGCTCAACCGCGGTCCGGCATCTTTCATGCGCGAAATCGGCTATTCGGCCGAAAGTCTGGACACGTTGCTTAGCGCCCCCGATGAAAAAACTGTGGTGCTGAAACAGTCGGACAAAATCAACCCGGAAATCGTCCTCTATACGTTGGCCCGCACCGTGGGCAATATCGTCGACAGCAAGACGGTTATCGAACACCAGCAGGGCGACGACCTTGGGCGCGCTTGGCTCACCAACAATTCGGCCGGTTCGGGGCCGTTCATCTTGCGTCGCTGGAGCGCCAATGACGCCGTCATCCTCGATCGCAACGATGCCTATTGGCGTGGCGAGCCGAAAATGCGCCGCATCGTCATCCGCCACATGCCGGAATCGCAGAGCCAGCGCCTGCAAATCGAGAATGGCGATATCGATGTTGCCCGTTCGCTGTCGGCGCCGGATTTGAAGGCGATGGCTACCAATGAGCAGATGAAAATTCAGAAGGTCGGCAGCGGCGGGTTCTATTATCTGGCCGTGAGCACTGCCGACGAGATTTTTGCTAAATCCGACGTGCGCGCAGTACTGCCTTACCTGATCGACTATGATGGCATCGGCACTGCCGTCGTCGGAGATTACGGCGTCAAGCGGCAAGTGCCGGTGCCGGCGGAATACCCGGGCGCGATCGCCGATCCAGGTTACAAGCTGGACATCCCTAAGGCAAAAGAAATGTTGGCAAAAGCGGGATATCCGAACGGTTTCAGCACCCAGATGCTGGTCCTCTCGGACTCCCCCTTTGTCGATATCGCCACGGCGATCCAGGGCACGCTGGCACAGGCAGGCATCAAGGTCGAGATCGTTCAGGGGAACGGAACCCAGGTGTACGGCAAGATGCGGGACCGCAAGTTCTCGATGATCGTCGGCCGCAGCGGCGGCCAGATGCCAAACGTGCTCGGCGCCATCCAGGCCTATACCAGCAATTTCGACAACAGTCCGAAAAGTACGCAAACGGCAAGCCTTGCCTGGCGCACATCCTGGGATATTCCGGAGCTGACGAAGCTGACATCCGAAGCGCGTTCCGAGGGCGACCAAGCCAAACGCACGGCGCTCTACCAGCAGATCCAAGAAAAATTCCTGTCTTCGTCGCCACCGCTTTTCTCGGTGGCGGCCGCCACCCAGCCGAGCGCAATTCGCGCCAATGTCGAGGGGCTTGCCGATCAGCAGTCACGCTCGCCGTACTGGTACAACGTCAGCAAGAGCCAGAAATAG
- a CDS encoding GntR family transcriptional regulator, which translates to MALEFSSDIAEVLTSASLVPEGNLVEQVHRALRAAIVEVRVRPGSALSEKEIAACLNVSKTPIREALIRLVEERLVTVVPKSGTRVAPIDIDRFREGCFARLHIEVAAVAQAATLRSDEHIIQMKANISQQREALENEAYWDFFLLDETFHALILKAAGLPGLIPIMEAAKVEVDRIRSLKNRLGVRRTEIVIREHEAIVAAIAARDPGRAAQAIRDHLGEVDQRIWALGEDHVLWNFIASVSKTPPRSSIGIAG; encoded by the coding sequence ATGGCTTTGGAATTTTCGTCCGACATTGCTGAAGTGCTGACCTCTGCGTCACTGGTGCCGGAAGGTAATCTGGTCGAGCAAGTCCATCGTGCCCTGCGGGCGGCGATCGTCGAGGTCCGGGTGCGGCCCGGCAGCGCGCTGTCCGAAAAGGAAATCGCCGCCTGCCTCAATGTCAGCAAAACGCCGATCCGGGAAGCACTGATCCGGCTGGTTGAGGAACGACTGGTGACGGTGGTGCCCAAGAGCGGCACGCGCGTCGCGCCGATCGATATCGACAGGTTTCGCGAGGGGTGCTTTGCCCGTTTGCATATAGAGGTGGCAGCAGTGGCCCAAGCCGCGACGTTGCGCAGCGATGAGCATATCATCCAGATGAAGGCCAATATATCGCAGCAACGCGAAGCGCTGGAGAACGAGGCCTATTGGGATTTTTTCCTGCTGGACGAGACGTTTCACGCACTCATCCTGAAGGCGGCGGGCCTGCCGGGGCTGATCCCGATCATGGAGGCTGCCAAAGTCGAGGTCGATCGCATCCGCAGCCTTAAAAATCGCCTCGGCGTGCGCCGGACGGAAATCGTCATTCGTGAGCACGAGGCGATTGTCGCCGCCATCGCAGCCCGTGACCCAGGACGCGCAGCGCAGGCCATCCGCGATCATCTGGGTGAAGTCGACCAGCGCATCTGGGCGCTCGGCGAGGACCACGTCCTCTGGAATTTCATAGCATCGGTCAGCAAGACGCCGCCTCGCTCGTCGATCGGCATAGCCGGCTGA
- a CDS encoding glucarate dehydratase family protein: MRIDYVKLTPVAIPDKPLLNCKGVHQPYALRTVIEIFCDDGTVGIGESYGSIKALEGLREAAPALVGLDPFHLNELKARILKALPNGGGINAKTAVADHKVTDVVYSAFEVPCLDIQGKAVGRPVVDLLGGPLRQEVPFSAYLFFKFAGHFGEDADDWGEVMSPDAMVGQARRFVSEHGFVSLKLKGGVLEPDLEIETMIKLREAFPHHPLRIDPNGGWTVETAIYIARKLEGILEYLEDPVIGMDAMAQVAAATSIPLATNMVVLEFDQIAEAVRKNAVKIVLSDHHYWGGMRASTHLAKLCETFDLGLSMHSNSHLGITLAAMTHVAAATPNLTYACDTHYPWTGVDIIEGAPFRFEDGSLTVPDKPGLGVSIDQEKLGKFAALYEVAGVSERNDTAYMQQFDPTYERRVPRW, from the coding sequence ATGCGGATAGACTACGTAAAGCTCACGCCGGTCGCCATCCCGGACAAGCCGCTACTCAATTGCAAGGGTGTCCACCAGCCCTATGCATTGCGCACGGTGATCGAGATATTCTGTGACGATGGAACCGTCGGCATCGGAGAAAGCTATGGGAGCATCAAGGCTCTGGAGGGATTGCGGGAGGCGGCGCCGGCTCTGGTCGGGCTCGACCCTTTTCATCTCAACGAACTGAAGGCGCGCATCCTGAAGGCCCTACCGAATGGCGGCGGCATAAATGCCAAGACGGCCGTCGCCGACCATAAGGTCACCGACGTCGTCTATTCGGCCTTCGAGGTCCCCTGCCTCGATATCCAGGGCAAGGCTGTCGGTCGGCCGGTGGTCGATCTGCTTGGCGGGCCATTACGTCAGGAAGTGCCTTTCAGCGCCTACCTCTTCTTCAAGTTCGCGGGTCATTTCGGCGAGGATGCCGATGACTGGGGCGAGGTCATGTCGCCCGATGCCATGGTCGGCCAGGCGCGGCGTTTCGTGTCTGAACACGGCTTCGTGTCGCTCAAGCTCAAGGGCGGCGTGCTCGAGCCCGATCTCGAGATCGAGACGATGATCAAGCTGCGCGAGGCTTTCCCCCATCATCCCCTGCGCATCGACCCGAATGGCGGCTGGACCGTCGAGACAGCGATCTACATCGCGCGGAAGCTGGAAGGCATCCTCGAGTATCTCGAAGACCCGGTGATCGGCATGGATGCGATGGCGCAGGTCGCTGCCGCGACTTCCATACCGCTTGCCACCAACATGGTGGTGCTCGAATTCGACCAGATTGCCGAAGCCGTTCGCAAGAATGCCGTAAAGATTGTGCTATCGGACCATCACTATTGGGGCGGAATGCGCGCCTCTACCCATCTGGCCAAGCTCTGCGAGACGTTTGACCTTGGGCTTTCCATGCATTCCAACTCGCATCTCGGCATCACGCTAGCGGCAATGACCCATGTTGCGGCCGCCACCCCGAACCTCACTTATGCCTGCGATACCCATTATCCTTGGACCGGCGTAGACATCATCGAAGGAGCGCCTTTCCGCTTCGAGGATGGCAGCCTGACCGTGCCCGACAAGCCCGGCCTCGGCGTTTCTATCGATCAGGAAAAACTCGGGAAATTCGCGGCGCTCTATGAGGTTGCCGGCGTCAGCGAGCGTAACGACACCGCCTACATGCAGCAGTTCGATCCGACCTACGAGCGGCGCGTGCCCCGCTGGTAA
- a CDS encoding AbrB/MazE/SpoVT family DNA-binding domain-containing protein, with amino-acid sequence MPIPLPSSRPKEVKLFRNNRSQAVRIPAEFELPGDRVLIHREGNKLIIEPIARPANIIELLAEWKKEDLLGPEDQFPDIEDMPAKPENIF; translated from the coding sequence GTGCCTATTCCATTGCCTTCATCCCGGCCGAAAGAAGTGAAGCTGTTCCGCAACAATCGCAGTCAAGCTGTGCGCATTCCAGCGGAGTTCGAGTTGCCGGGGGACCGCGTCTTGATTCATCGTGAAGGAAACAAGCTCATCATTGAGCCTATAGCCAGGCCAGCCAACATCATTGAGCTTCTTGCCGAATGGAAGAAGGAGGATCTTCTCGGACCTGAAGACCAGTTCCCGGATATCGAGGATATGCCTGCCAAACCGGAGAACATTTTTTGA
- a CDS encoding type II toxin-antitoxin system VapC family toxin: MTGYLLDTNIISDIIRNPFGSAARRVEEIDPKEICTSIVVAAELRYGCAKKGSTKLLAKVESILETIPIMPLDMPADINYGGIRAKLEAAGETIGLNDMLIAAHACALNLTLVTDNTREFQRIRGLDLENWLER, from the coding sequence TTGACCGGGTATTTGCTCGATACGAACATCATCAGCGACATCATACGCAATCCGTTCGGATCGGCTGCGCGTCGCGTCGAAGAGATTGACCCCAAGGAGATCTGCACCAGTATCGTCGTCGCTGCTGAACTGCGATACGGCTGCGCGAAAAAAGGCTCAACCAAGCTATTGGCGAAAGTCGAAAGCATTCTTGAAACGATACCGATCATGCCCCTGGATATGCCCGCCGACATCAACTACGGAGGCATCCGTGCGAAACTGGAAGCTGCGGGAGAAACTATCGGCCTCAACGATATGCTGATCGCCGCGCATGCTTGCGCGTTGAACCTGACGCTCGTGACGGACAACACCCGTGAGTTCCAGCGCATTCGTGGTCTCGATCTGGAAAACTGGCTTGAGCGATAA
- a CDS encoding AraC family transcriptional regulator, which yields MVSKPSSYQVALFLKARGDYGREIIAGVCDYVRSTRSVWDLLLHEDFRDSVDGISEWSGHGIIADFDDPDFESTLSDLNIPVIGVGGSYQRESDYPRNVPYVATDNEKLVTEAYTHLVDMGLPRFAFYGSPEAHRYRWAVEREKVYLKLCARDLTKPEIFRGKGTFGPDWDEILSDVIAWLRELPKPIGIIAVTDSRARHILQACILADIAVPEEVSIVGIDDDPLLRMLTRIPISSVRQGTRKMGQIAASMLHRRLKGAILDEPRIIIPPAGLNPQISSRYQPIYDPYVMRARHYIRQFAGQGIKVAQVAAYVGVSRTTLETHFRRAFGWTVHDDMLAFRLQLAREMLEEGERSLERIAELSGFTSNQYMHAVFKRELGCSPREYQRQQVIR from the coding sequence TTGGTCTCAAAGCCCAGCAGCTATCAGGTTGCCCTGTTTTTAAAGGCTCGAGGCGACTACGGCAGAGAGATCATCGCTGGCGTGTGCGATTACGTTCGATCCACGCGGTCGGTATGGGACCTGCTCCTGCATGAAGATTTTCGCGATAGCGTCGATGGAATTTCCGAATGGTCGGGACACGGTATCATAGCGGATTTTGATGATCCGGATTTCGAGTCCACATTGTCGGATTTGAATATTCCGGTTATCGGCGTCGGCGGATCATACCAGCGTGAATCGGATTATCCACGCAACGTGCCCTATGTGGCGACGGACAACGAGAAGCTCGTAACGGAAGCCTATACCCATCTGGTCGATATGGGGCTTCCGCGATTTGCGTTCTACGGATCCCCGGAAGCCCACCGTTACCGTTGGGCCGTCGAGCGTGAAAAGGTGTATCTCAAGCTGTGCGCCCGCGATTTGACGAAGCCTGAGATCTTCCGCGGTAAAGGCACGTTCGGTCCTGACTGGGATGAGATTTTGTCGGACGTCATTGCTTGGCTGAGGGAGCTTCCCAAGCCGATCGGCATTATCGCCGTCACCGATTCACGCGCGCGCCACATTTTGCAAGCTTGCATTCTTGCAGACATAGCGGTGCCGGAAGAAGTATCGATCGTGGGGATAGATGACGATCCTCTTCTGCGTATGCTCACGCGCATTCCGATTAGCTCCGTGCGGCAGGGGACGCGCAAGATGGGGCAGATCGCTGCGTCAATGCTTCACCGCCGTTTGAAGGGCGCTATCCTGGATGAGCCGCGGATCATCATTCCGCCCGCCGGGCTCAACCCGCAAATATCCTCGCGATACCAACCCATCTATGATCCCTACGTCATGCGCGCGAGACATTATATCCGCCAATTCGCGGGCCAGGGGATCAAAGTTGCTCAAGTTGCGGCGTATGTGGGCGTTTCCAGGACGACCCTCGAAACCCATTTCCGGCGCGCGTTTGGCTGGACCGTCCACGACGACATGTTGGCATTTCGACTTCAACTCGCACGTGAAATGCTGGAGGAAGGTGAGCGATCGCTTGAGAGGATTGCCGAATTGAGCGGCTTCACCAGTAATCAATACATGCATGCAGTCTTTAAACGAGAGCTGGGTTGCAGCCCCCGGGAGTATCAGAGGCAACAGGTCATACGCTGA
- a CDS encoding ABC transporter substrate-binding protein, whose protein sequence is MRSLWLGAATALGMIFAGPAWAETVRILTIETNTPGARDYYTNAIKAFEAANPDVKIQFDYMDDTSFKAKLPTLLQSSSRPDAFFTWTGGVFHEQAEAGVLKDISAQMDENARAQYAPAGIAAHTYKGKLYGVPLYAAGVALFYNKALLAKTNVDPKSIKTWDDFLGAVKKVKAAGITPIVLGGKDKWPIAFYYGYLATRFAGTEGIAAADRGENGGFNNPDFVKAGGAFKQLVDLEPFQPGFMDTTQNKAAGLFGDAKGAFYLMGNFFIGVQAKNSTSGKGLGDDLDFIPFPTVAGGKGDANDTFGGVNGWLITKDAAPATVKFLRFLTSKENQLEGGKLGIWLPIAKDAQASIQDARLRGIGELLARAPHHQLYLDQALGASVGAALNDAAAEIATGDIKPEEAAQKVEEAREMR, encoded by the coding sequence ATGAGATCGCTTTGGCTTGGAGCCGCCACGGCTCTGGGGATGATTTTTGCTGGCCCGGCATGGGCCGAGACCGTTCGCATTCTGACGATTGAGACCAACACACCAGGGGCCCGCGACTATTACACGAACGCCATCAAGGCTTTCGAAGCCGCGAACCCGGACGTCAAGATCCAGTTCGATTACATGGACGACACGTCGTTCAAGGCAAAGCTCCCGACGTTGCTCCAATCTTCATCGCGTCCGGATGCGTTCTTCACCTGGACGGGCGGCGTATTTCACGAACAGGCAGAGGCCGGTGTCCTGAAGGATATTTCTGCGCAGATGGATGAGAATGCCCGCGCACAATATGCCCCCGCTGGTATCGCTGCGCATACATACAAGGGCAAGCTCTACGGCGTTCCGCTCTATGCTGCCGGCGTCGCCCTGTTCTACAACAAAGCGCTGTTAGCCAAAACCAATGTCGATCCGAAATCCATCAAGACCTGGGATGACTTCCTCGGAGCGGTCAAGAAGGTGAAGGCTGCTGGCATTACGCCCATCGTGCTCGGCGGCAAGGACAAGTGGCCGATCGCCTTCTATTATGGTTATCTCGCGACCCGCTTTGCTGGGACCGAAGGCATCGCCGCTGCCGACCGGGGTGAGAATGGCGGCTTCAACAATCCGGACTTCGTCAAGGCCGGTGGAGCCTTCAAGCAGCTCGTTGACCTCGAGCCCTTTCAGCCCGGCTTCATGGATACAACGCAGAACAAGGCGGCCGGTCTTTTCGGCGACGCCAAGGGCGCGTTCTATTTGATGGGCAATTTCTTCATCGGCGTTCAGGCCAAAAATTCCACATCCGGCAAAGGCCTCGGCGATGATCTCGACTTCATTCCCTTTCCGACCGTCGCGGGCGGAAAGGGTGATGCCAACGACACGTTCGGCGGGGTCAACGGCTGGCTGATCACAAAGGATGCCGCGCCGGCGACCGTTAAGTTCCTTCGGTTCCTGACCAGCAAGGAAAATCAGCTCGAAGGCGGCAAGCTGGGGATCTGGCTTCCCATTGCGAAGGACGCTCAGGCCAGTATCCAGGACGCTCGCCTGCGCGGCATCGGAGAATTGCTCGCCAGGGCGCCGCACCACCAGCTCTATCTCGACCAGGCGCTCGGTGCGAGCGTCGGGGCCGCCCTGAACGATGCCGCCGCAGAGATTGCGACCGGCGACATCAAGCCTGAAGAAGCTGCGCAGAAGGTCGAAGAAGCGCGCGAGATGCGCTGA